In a single window of the Hydrogenobaculum sp. 3684 genome:
- the cas7i gene encoding type I-B CRISPR-associated protein Cas7/Cst2/DevR, which translates to MIGILTLTVVTQRATSLNYGENIGNVSILKKLSLGDNSQLTYVSDKAIKYDIKRKGKEEKGWRLLDEKIKEYIENSKKGKELDVDEFSKSLIKEYHEFDLFGGLLTNLKGDDGKKVDLSYGDSVKRTAPVKTTYAFSVSKFQGDMDFLNNIDAFNRYIKHIEQKEAQAIAQSEQHTTHYYYTIAIDLDRIGVLETENNTVEVIEPEERAKRVKDLLDIIRTFSRQIRGRYENLSPIFVIGGVYKIKNPFFMGCIDAKEIENGKLLLDLNRLLDCKSLIPEEEKENTLCGVLSGFFENEEDIREKLNCKSVGEAFEELKTKVDKVYGLS; encoded by the coding sequence ATGATAGGAATATTGACATTAACCGTTGTAACCCAAAGGGCCACAAGCCTTAATTACGGGGAGAACATAGGCAATGTATCAATTCTTAAGAAACTTTCCCTAGGAGACAACTCTCAGCTCACCTATGTGTCGGACAAAGCAATAAAATATGATATAAAGAGGAAGGGTAAAGAAGAGAAGGGATGGAGATTGTTGGATGAAAAGATAAAGGAGTATATTGAAAATTCAAAAAAAGGTAAAGAACTTGATGTGGATGAGTTTTCTAAAAGTCTAATAAAAGAATATCATGAGTTTGATCTTTTTGGAGGGCTTTTGACCAATCTAAAAGGGGACGATGGTAAGAAGGTGGATTTATCCTACGGAGACAGTGTCAAAAGAACTGCGCCAGTAAAAACAACCTACGCCTTTTCCGTATCCAAGTTTCAAGGAGATATGGATTTTCTTAACAATATAGATGCTTTTAATAGGTATATAAAGCACATTGAACAAAAGGAAGCTCAAGCCATAGCCCAATCTGAACAGCACACTACCCACTACTATTATACAATAGCCATAGACTTAGACAGGATAGGAGTTTTAGAAACTGAAAATAATACCGTTGAAGTTATAGAGCCTGAAGAAAGGGCGAAAAGAGTAAAAGATCTTTTGGACATAATAAGAACATTCTCAAGGCAGATTAGGGGAAGATATGAAAATTTATCACCTATTTTTGTAATAGGTGGGGTTTACAAAATAAAAAATCCGTTTTTTATGGGATGCATCGATGCAAAAGAAATAGAAAACGGTAAACTCCTTTTAGACCTCAATAGACTTCTTGATTGCAAAAGCTTAATACCCGAAGAAGAAAAAGAAAATACACTTTGCGGAGTGCTTTCGGGATTTTTTGAAAACGAGGAGGATATAAGAGAAAAACTAAATTGTAAAAGTGTAGGAGAAGCCTTTGAAGAGCTAAAAACAAAAGTGGATAAAGTTTATGGATTGTCTTAG